From Phycisphaerae bacterium, the proteins below share one genomic window:
- a CDS encoding radical SAM protein, giving the protein MLDLTKKRYRFRIVIPAYPAFNIYSHIAKKTTALGPVCVATAINKMRKWDAEVIDENNLRLFGPKASTGADHEFLQRKRPADVVGFYGGLTSTTPRLYEIARFYKEMGIVTVAGGQHFIEDNIAEALSSGIDYVVIGEAEETITELLCVIEGEKEPSEVRGIAYLKDGEVFLTEKREPTTDFDKLPLPDFSLVRYAKIKIYPVERIRGCGMDCEFCTVKGKPRPASPERLLEHISSLVESRNARHFFVVDDLFGQQRDEAVRFCNMLSDYEKSIKKSLNITVQIRLDKAKDTELLSAMQRAGIETVAIGFESPIEEELIAMNKHVRCEEMVSLARTFNKFGFLVHGMFIFGYPLKAGQRFEMPAGERAKRYKHFIQKAKIDTVQVLLPVPMPGTELRHRLQAQNRIYPLADIGWEYYDGNFPTFEPDEPLTAKQIHRCAKKIMGHFYQFKYMFLVALNIFSFPTLIFFLHNIRLGWRKWYRNWRNYLIRFVGWITFHKWTVAFKKNNFFQKLESAQHRLKAVPNDPIQKQTGGGLGA; this is encoded by the coding sequence ATGCTTGATTTAACGAAGAAAAGATACAGATTCAGAATAGTAATTCCCGCTTATCCGGCATTCAATATCTACTCACATATTGCGAAGAAGACCACTGCGCTTGGTCCGGTGTGCGTGGCTACTGCCATCAATAAGATGAGGAAATGGGACGCAGAGGTCATCGACGAAAATAACCTTCGACTATTCGGACCGAAGGCAAGCACGGGTGCGGACCACGAATTCCTACAGAGAAAACGTCCGGCGGACGTTGTCGGTTTTTACGGGGGTCTGACCAGCACAACACCGAGGTTGTATGAAATAGCGCGCTTCTACAAGGAGATGGGCATCGTAACAGTCGCCGGGGGTCAGCACTTTATTGAAGACAATATCGCTGAGGCGCTATCCAGCGGGATTGATTACGTCGTTATCGGCGAGGCGGAAGAGACAATCACAGAGCTTCTGTGCGTGATAGAAGGAGAGAAAGAACCGAGCGAGGTCAGAGGCATAGCTTATCTGAAGGACGGGGAGGTTTTTCTTACGGAAAAAAGGGAGCCGACGACTGACTTTGACAAGCTGCCGCTGCCCGATTTTTCACTTGTGCGTTATGCCAAAATCAAAATATATCCCGTTGAAAGGATTCGAGGTTGCGGGATGGATTGTGAGTTCTGCACGGTCAAAGGCAAACCCCGGCCGGCGAGTCCTGAACGACTGCTGGAACATATCAGCTCATTAGTCGAGAGCAGAAATGCGAGACATTTCTTTGTAGTGGATGACCTTTTCGGTCAACAGCGAGATGAAGCCGTAAGGTTCTGCAACATGCTCAGCGACTACGAAAAGAGCATCAAGAAGAGCCTGAACATTACCGTTCAGATAAGGTTAGACAAGGCCAAAGATACGGAGCTGCTTTCCGCGATGCAGCGGGCCGGCATCGAGACTGTTGCTATAGGTTTCGAATCTCCAATCGAGGAAGAACTCATCGCGATGAACAAGCACGTTCGGTGCGAGGAGATGGTGTCGCTGGCGAGGACGTTTAACAAATTCGGATTCCTTGTTCACGGGATGTTCATCTTCGGGTATCCACTAAAGGCGGGGCAGAGGTTTGAAATGCCCGCCGGTGAGCGTGCCAAGCGCTACAAACATTTTATCCAAAAGGCCAAGATAGACACAGTCCAAGTGCTGCTGCCCGTACCTATGCCCGGCACCGAGCTACGGCATCGCCTACAAGCGCAAAACAGGATTTACCCACTTGCGGACATAGGGTGGGAGTACTACGACGGCAATTTTCCTACCTTCGAGCCAGATGAGCCGCTGACCGCGAAGCAGATACATCGCTGCGCCAAGAAAATCATGGGGCACTTTTATCAGTTCAAGTATATGTTCCTTGTGGCGCTGAACATATTCTCATTTCCCACGTTGATTTTCTTTTTACACAACATCCGGCTGGGGTGGAGAAAGTGGTACCGCAACTGGCGCAACTACCTGATTCGTTTTGTCGGGTGGATAACGTTCCACAAATGGACGGTCGCGTTCAAGAAAAACAACTTCTTTCAAAAACTCGAATCCGCACAGCACCGCCTGAAAGCCGTCCCAAATGACCCCATACAGAAGCAGACCGGCGGTGGATTGGGTGCTTAA
- a CDS encoding DUF4056 domain-containing protein codes for MGSYATATLGTHFLDADTMGKHHFGNSYLEKNGIVYTCDGGHIDIAHARIAADNVRYIHGLARKNLLKENRNFEFKLKVEPSTYYVTIEYPPDWQNLSRKEKNKMIDELSIEMGSYLTYVMTTWHEVLTWFGFKCMAFVPEQPSAFSWEDVYSNVFGIKIGALALQDRRHSYNDAVTIAFDKELRKLGIRSRETARNASEKMRGIWYEGALIAEMKVRNLDIGIDDGFITPMLVPGVCRNAVPEPLPVPKLYYLYTYGFKMKLEIGPKELERNKIFRIIYPDISPSEYPKKIELEKHLPAIMAYIKKEIGKK; via the coding sequence ATGGGCAGCTACGCGACCGCTACTCTGGGGACACATTTCCTCGATGCCGACACCATGGGAAAGCATCATTTCGGAAATTCCTATTTAGAAAAAAACGGCATCGTTTACACCTGTGATGGCGGACATATCGATATCGCCCACGCGAGAATCGCTGCCGATAATGTAAGATACATTCATGGTTTGGCTAGGAAAAACCTTTTGAAAGAAAACCGCAATTTCGAATTCAAATTGAAAGTCGAGCCTTCCACTTATTACGTCACCATTGAATATCCGCCCGACTGGCAAAATCTGTCGAGAAAAGAAAAAAACAAAATGATTGATGAATTATCAATCGAAATGGGCTCATATTTAACCTATGTAATGACTACCTGGCATGAGGTCCTCACTTGGTTCGGCTTCAAGTGCATGGCCTTTGTTCCGGAACAGCCCTCGGCTTTTTCCTGGGAGGACGTTTATTCGAACGTCTTCGGCATCAAAATCGGTGCCCTGGCCCTGCAGGACAGAAGGCACAGCTACAACGATGCCGTGACAATCGCTTTTGATAAGGAGCTTCGCAAGCTTGGCATACGATCCAGAGAAACAGCCAGAAATGCCTCTGAGAAAATGAGGGGCATCTGGTATGAAGGTGCTTTAATTGCCGAGATGAAGGTCAGGAATCTGGATATTGGCATTGACGATGGTTTCATAACTCCGATGCTTGTCCCTGGCGTCTGCCGCAATGCTGTCCCGGAACCTTTGCCTGTCCCCAAGCTTTATTACCTCTATACTTACGGATTCAAAATGAAACTTGAAATTGGGCCGAAGGAATTGGAAAGAAATAAGATATTCAGGATTATCTATCCTGATATCAGCCCCAGTGAATACCCGAAGAAAATCGAGTTGGAAAAACACCTGCCGGCGATTATGGCTTATATAAAAAAGGAAATAGGAAAAAAGTAA
- a CDS encoding cold-shock protein, which yields MSKGIVKWFNSSKGFGFITPEGGGEDLFVHHSEIKSTGYANLEEGQQVEFVVGEGKKGPCATNVIPS from the coding sequence GTGAGTAAAGGTATAGTAAAATGGTTTAACAGCAGTAAAGGATTTGGATTTATCACTCCCGAGGGCGGCGGCGAAGATTTGTTCGTTCATCACTCAGAAATCAAGAGCACCGGTTATGCCAATCTTGAAGAAGGCCAGCAGGTAGAGTTCGTGGTCGGAGAGGGCAAAAAAGGCCCATGTGCGACCAACGTAATCCCCAGTTAA
- a CDS encoding DEAD/DEAH box helicase, which produces MPFNTFGLSDPLVRGILAAGYTAPTEVQSQAIPAAIAGKDIIGCAQTGTGKTAAFVLPILNRLSHEHPLKKRFIRSLILTPTRELAVQIEKSILRYGRFLSLRTLAVYGGVNIKRQFTTLRQGVDIVVATPGRLLDHMRQRTIDLRHIEVLVLDEADRMFDMGFIRDVQKIIAAVPKNRQTMLFSATITPEISSLAAGVQKSPLMIQIGRPRNPIETITQQIYLVEREQKVALLLHLLRDGQLSSVLVFSRTKHGADKIQRHLERDNIVSVAIHSGRNQSQRERAMDGFKGGKFRVMVATDIAARGIDVTGISHVINFDVPAFPEDYIHRIGRTGRAEATGDAITFVSRDEINHLRRIQKFIGRDFTPVECPGFTYAKSLPPKPLLGAHRGKFSSRGGKSRFASHRRPRRRR; this is translated from the coding sequence ATGCCATTTAACACTTTTGGTCTTTCCGATCCGCTCGTGCGGGGTATTCTTGCTGCCGGCTACACCGCCCCAACCGAAGTTCAATCACAGGCGATTCCCGCAGCAATTGCCGGCAAAGACATCATCGGCTGCGCACAGACAGGAACCGGCAAAACCGCCGCCTTTGTCTTGCCTATCCTCAACCGCCTTTCGCACGAGCATCCGCTGAAAAAGAGATTTATCCGCTCCCTTATCCTTACACCCACTCGTGAGCTGGCTGTGCAAATCGAAAAGTCTATTCTCCGCTATGGCCGTTTCCTGAGTTTACGGACACTCGCTGTTTATGGCGGCGTAAATATCAAACGTCAGTTTACAACGCTCCGCCAGGGCGTTGATATCGTTGTTGCAACTCCGGGCCGGCTGCTCGACCATATGCGCCAGCGCACCATTGACCTCAGGCATATCGAGGTGCTTGTTCTCGATGAGGCCGACAGAATGTTCGATATGGGTTTCATCAGGGATGTCCAGAAAATCATCGCTGCTGTGCCGAAAAATCGCCAGACTATGCTCTTCTCTGCAACCATAACTCCGGAAATAAGCTCCCTTGCCGCAGGTGTACAGAAATCACCTCTGATGATCCAGATTGGCAGACCCAGAAACCCCATCGAAACAATTACCCAGCAAATCTATCTCGTCGAAAGGGAACAGAAAGTCGCTCTTCTTTTGCACCTCCTCCGGGATGGCCAGTTGTCCAGCGTCCTCGTCTTCTCTCGCACCAAGCACGGCGCAGACAAAATTCAGCGTCACCTCGAACGGGATAATATTGTCTCCGTGGCTATTCACTCTGGCCGTAACCAGAGCCAGCGGGAACGTGCAATGGACGGCTTCAAAGGTGGCAAATTCCGCGTTATGGTTGCTACCGATATCGCCGCCAGAGGTATCGATGTTACCGGCATCTCCCACGTCATTAATTTCGATGTCCCCGCCTTCCCTGAAGACTACATTCATCGCATCGGCCGGACCGGCAGGGCAGAGGCTACTGGTGACGCTATTACCTTCGTCTCTCGCGATGAAATCAACCACCTTCGTCGGATTCAAAAATTCATCGGGCGAGATTTTACTCCCGTGGAATGCCCCGGCTTTACTTACGCCAAATCCCTGCCCCCGAAACCGCTACTCGGAGCGCACAGGGGAAAGTTTTCAAGCAGGGGCGGAAAGTCTCGCTTTGCTTCTCACCGCCGCCCGCGACGCAGACGTTAA
- a CDS encoding RNA-binding protein, giving the protein MNLYVGNLLFDVTESELKELFEPFGQVTEIRMIMDKFSGKSKGFGFIEMPSKEEALKAIEALNGKDMKGRAMTVNEAKPKVERGGRGGFGGGGGGRGRGGFGGGGGGRGGRGGGKGGYGGGGGGRDRGGFGGRDRY; this is encoded by the coding sequence ATGAACCTTTATGTAGGAAATTTATTGTTTGACGTCACCGAAAGCGAATTGAAAGAGCTGTTCGAACCGTTCGGCCAAGTCACAGAAATCCGGATGATAATGGATAAGTTCAGCGGTAAATCCAAGGGATTCGGATTTATTGAAATGCCTTCTAAAGAGGAAGCGCTGAAAGCTATCGAAGCGCTGAACGGCAAAGATATGAAGGGCCGAGCTATGACTGTCAACGAGGCAAAACCTAAGGTCGAGCGCGGCGGCAGGGGAGGCTTCGGCGGCGGTGGCGGCGGACGCGGAAGAGGCGGCTTCGGTGGAGGAGGCGGCGGTAGAGGCGGACGCGGCGGCGGAAAAGGCGGCTACGGCGGCGGTGGTGGCGGCAGAGACCGTGGTGGCTTCGGCGGCAGAGACCGATACTGA